One genomic window of Mycteria americana isolate JAX WOST 10 ecotype Jacksonville Zoo and Gardens chromosome Z, USCA_MyAme_1.0, whole genome shotgun sequence includes the following:
- the SLC26A1 gene encoding sulfate anion transporter 1 has protein sequence MQTEQCLTEDFHSFQRAKPAEHSCQKAIQEHTHEVNTGTMERPLEATRMENSTSSCFLLERKTRVKINRKEVMLAKLRRSCSCTPKKLKNFVMDFLPVLRWLPKYQCKEYIWGDVMSGLVIGIILVPQAIAYSLLAGLKPIYSLYTSFFANIIYFLMGTSRHVSVGIFSLISLMVGQVVDRELLLAGFDLNDDAPPALGDGSLQNDSQSNTTAFNLTIAGMNVECGKECYAIGIATALTFVAGVYQVLMGIFRLGFVSMYLSESVLDGFATGASLTILTAQVKYLIGIKIPRSQGHGMLVITWINIFRNISQANLCDVITSAICIVVLVTAKELGDRYKHKLKFPLPTELVVIVVATLVSHYGKLNEVYGSSVSGAIPTGFIPPRVPHFNLMLKVAVDALPLAIVSFVFTVSLSEMCAKKYAYTIRANQEMFAVGFCNIIPSFFHSFATSAALAKTLVKTSTGCQTQVSGVISAMVVLLVLLFLAPLFYSLQKCVLACIIIVSLRGALRKFRDVPARYHVNKVDTLVWVVTMSASALISTEIGLLVGIVFSMLCIVVRTQRPRTALLGQIQDTSFYEDDLEYENLSSVSKVKIFRFEAPLYYANRNYFLKSLYRLTNLDPNLEAARRKKCEKKEKQHLKKGDHTTANGLGIGETTLQLVPKQIDFQALVVDCSSISFLDTTGVNTLKEILKDYKDLNISVLLACCNPSVIDSLKRGGYFGKDFGSMQEMLFYSIHNAVQFAKDQKLPADCSV, from the exons ATGCAAACAGAGCAATGCCTGACTGAAGACTTCCATTCATTCCAACGTGCAAAACCAGCTGAACATTCCTGTCAAAAAGCTATCCAG GAACACACACATGAAGTAAACACTGGGACAATGGAAAGACCACTTGAGGCTACCAGGATGGAAAACAGcacctcctcctgctttctcctggAAAGAAAGACTCGTGTCAAGATTAATAGGAAAGAAGTCATGCTAGCTAAGCTgaggaggagctgctcctgcaccCCAAAGAAGCTGAAGAACTTTGTCATGGACTTCCTTCCCGTTTTACGATGGCTTCCCAAATACCAGTGCAAAGAGTACATTTGGGGGGATGTTATGTCTGGGTTAGTGATTGGGATCATTTTGGTGCCCCAAGCAATCGCATACTCACTGCTGGCAGGTCTGAAGCCCATTTATAGTCTTTATACATCATTCTTTGCCAACATCATCTATTTCTTAATGGGCACATCCCGTCATGTCTCAGTTGGCATTTTCAGCTTGATAAGCTTAATGGTAGGACAAGTAGTGGACCGAGAACTTCTCTTGGCTGGGTTTGACTTGAATGATGATGCCCCACCAGCCTTGGGTGATGGCTCTCTGCAGAATGACAGTCAATCCAACACCACTGCCTTCAACCTTACAATTGCAGGGATGAATGTTGAGTGTGGGAAAGAATGCTACGCTATTGGCATTGCTACAGCCTTGACATTTGTGGCTGGAGTGTATCAG GTTCTAATGGGAATCTTTCGCCTGGGTTTCGTATCTATGTACCTATCTGAGTCTGTACTAGATGGCTTTGCAACTGGTGCTTCCTTAACCATTTTAACTGCTCAAGTGAAGTATCTGATTGGAATAAAAATCCCACGTAGTCAAGGACATGGGATGCTTGTTATTACCTGGATTAACATTTTCCGGAACATTTCTCAGGCTAACCTTTGTGATGTCATCACAAGTGCCATTTGTATTGTGGTGCTGGTCACTGCTAAGGAACTGGGAGATCGATATAAGCATAAGCTGAAATTTcctcttcccacagagctggTAGTTATTGTTGTGGCAACGCTGGTGTCACACTATGGGAAGTTAAATGAAGTGTATGGATCCAGTGTTTCTGGAGCTATTCCAACAGGATTTATTCCCCCCAGAGTACCACATTTCAACTTAATGCTCAAAGTCGCTGTAGATGCTTTGCCTCTTGCCATAGTCAGCTTTGTCTTCACTGTATCCCTTTCTGAAATGTGTGCAAAGAAATATGCTTACACTATCCGAGCCAATCAGGAAATGTTTGCTGTGGGGTTCTGCAACatcattccttctttcttccactcTTTTGCAACGAGTGCAGCTCTGGCAAAAACACTCGTCAAAACATCTACAGGCTGCCAGACTCAAGTCTCTGGAGTAATTAGTGCAATGGTGGTTTTGCTGGTCCTGCTCTTCTTGGCACCTCTCTTCTACTCCTTGCAGAAGTGTGTCCTGGCTTGTATCATCATTGTCAGCCTCCGAGGAGCCCTGAGGAAGTTCCGAGATGTGCCAGCACGGTACCATGTGAATAAGGTGGACACACTTGTTTGGGTCGTTACCATGTCTGCGTCTGCCTTGATCAGCACAGAAATAGGGCTATTGGTTGGCATTGTTTTCTCCATGTTATGCATCGTTGTTCGGACGCAGCGGCCACGGACAGCCCTGCTTGGTCAGATCCAAGACACCAGCTTTTATGAGGATGACTTAGAATATGAaaatctctcttctgtttcaaaggTCAAAATATTCCGTTTTGAGGCCCCACTTTACTATGCAAATAGAAACTACTTCCTAAAGTCTCTATACAGATTGACTAACTTAGATCCTAACCTAGAAGCTGCTAGAAGGAAGAAATgtgagaagaaggaaaagcagcatctgAAAAAGGGAGATCACACAACTGCTAACGGACTGGGTATTGGAGAAACCACTCTGCAACTAGTTCCTAAGCAAATTGATTTCCAAGCCCTTGTTGTAGATTGCTCTTCCATCTCATTTTTGGACACGACTGGAGTTAATACGCTAAAAGAAATCCTGAAAGACTACAAGGACTTAAACATTTCTGTTCTCCTGGCTTGCTGCAATCCCTCAGTGATAGACTCTCTGAAAAGAGGTGGTTACTTTGGGAAAGATTTTGGAAGTATGCAGGAAATGCTCTTCTACAGTATACATAATGCTGTGCAGTTTGCAAAAGACCAAAAGCTTCCAGCAGATTGCTCAGTTTAA